A single Nostoc sp. PCC 7107 DNA region contains:
- a CDS encoding mechanosensitive ion channel family protein, with the protein MNILIILGEIIFLIVIFWLFNWLIGIIFKQLANVSWMQGKTDNIIFLRRSISRIFILIAVVLCLALVSVNGIIIYRGGNVQEFQLNLIRSLPTQFWVNLFTASLKTITLLLLVKFTVPPLSRGINWICDYAKKADQIKANDESVEAFFQTLKRIIIHSIWIYSAILCADFLYLPAVVTKYLFIALKIYLTISVGLLIVKAVATIVDTLDALSLKFSNSNNLLRLYERLRHLIPLFKKCLEYVLYVGIVNLVLPEIEPIAWISAYTPRIVQIIGVFFVSNVLIEVAYFILDEFYLRTTDSNDSQRQKRLTLIPLIRSFAKYFIYFTGGVTILKLIGIDPAPILAGAGIVGIAVGLGAQNLINDVVCGFLILFENYYLVGDYVEAGKMEERTVEGVVEAIELRTTHVRHPDGQLQIIRNGDIGSIINFSKQYIYARVEVSVSYNSNLDHVYRVVEKVGQQLKADERDIIEPTRVAGIEHFGENNLLLLTLTKVKPGKHLHIQRVLRKILMDAFNQEEIEICGFAKN; encoded by the coding sequence ATGAATATACTAATTATCCTGGGTGAAATCATATTTTTAATCGTCATTTTCTGGCTGTTTAACTGGCTGATTGGCATAATCTTCAAGCAGTTGGCTAATGTTTCTTGGATGCAAGGAAAAACTGACAATATAATTTTCTTGCGCCGGAGTATTAGCAGAATTTTCATCCTGATTGCGGTGGTGCTATGTCTAGCACTGGTTAGTGTGAATGGAATAATAATTTATCGTGGTGGAAACGTTCAAGAATTTCAACTTAATCTGATTCGCAGTCTTCCCACTCAATTTTGGGTTAATTTATTTACTGCCAGTTTAAAAACCATAACTTTGCTATTACTAGTTAAATTTACAGTACCACCCTTAAGCCGAGGGATAAACTGGATTTGCGACTACGCTAAAAAAGCAGATCAAATCAAAGCTAATGATGAGAGTGTTGAGGCTTTTTTCCAAACATTAAAAAGAATTATTATTCATAGTATATGGATATATTCTGCTATTTTATGTGCAGATTTTTTGTACCTGCCAGCCGTTGTTACTAAATATCTTTTTATTGCGTTAAAAATTTATCTCACTATCTCAGTTGGTTTACTCATTGTCAAAGCAGTTGCTACTATTGTTGATACCCTGGATGCCCTCAGCTTAAAGTTTTCTAATTCTAACAATTTACTGCGTTTGTATGAACGTTTACGCCACTTAATTCCTTTATTCAAAAAATGTTTAGAATATGTTCTTTATGTAGGTATAGTAAATCTCGTTCTGCCAGAAATAGAACCAATCGCTTGGATAAGTGCCTATACTCCGAGAATTGTACAGATTATTGGAGTTTTCTTTGTTAGCAACGTTTTAATAGAAGTCGCTTACTTTATTCTGGATGAGTTCTATTTAAGAACTACAGATAGTAACGATTCACAACGACAGAAACGGCTAACACTTATTCCCTTAATTCGGAGTTTTGCCAAATACTTTATCTATTTTACTGGCGGAGTAACTATACTCAAACTGATTGGTATTGATCCTGCGCCTATCTTAGCAGGTGCAGGAATTGTAGGGATAGCAGTTGGGCTAGGGGCGCAAAACTTAATTAATGATGTTGTTTGTGGATTTTTGATTTTGTTTGAAAACTATTACTTAGTTGGTGATTATGTTGAAGCTGGGAAAATGGAAGAGAGAACTGTTGAAGGGGTTGTAGAGGCGATTGAACTGCGAACCACTCATGTTCGTCATCCTGATGGTCAATTACAAATTATTCGTAATGGAGATATAGGTTCAATTATCAACTTTTCTAAGCAATATATATATGCCAGGGTAGAAGTTAGTGTTTCTTACAACTCCAATTTAGATCATGTATATAGAGTGGTTGAAAAAGTAGGACAGCAGTTAAAAGCAGATGAACGGGATATTATAGAACCCACGAGAGTAGCTGGAATAGAACATTTTGGTGAGAATAACTTATTGTTGCTGACCTTGACAAAAGTTAAACCAGGAAAACACCTGCATATTCAGCGCGTTCTGCGTAAGATATTGATGGATGCTTTTAATCAAGAAGAAATTGAAATTTGTGGTTTTGCCAAAAATTGA
- a CDS encoding carotenoid oxygenase family protein has protein sequence MPTISKTSTQKAWAGAIAQPATEFPLTQLPVISGKIPNGLRGTLYRNGTGRLERGGKLMGHWFDGDGAILAVHFTDAGASAVYRYVQTSGYKEEAAAAKLLYGNYGMTAPGAFWNQWLKPVKNTANTSVIALPDKLLALWEAGKPYALDLQTLETHGEDDLGGLNQGFSYSAHYKRDKQTGEIFNFGVTPGLNGKLNLYKSNSTGKITQQATYSLSGLPILHDFVLAGQYLVFCIPPVRLNILPVLIGTSYSDALEWQPQLGTQILVFDRQTLSLVSRGETEPWYQWHFANGYLDASGSVIVDIAQYKDFQTNQYLKEVSTGKTHTAAESTLTRIHLQPETAKVTSIEQVLDRHCEFPNVPQQNVGQISRYTYFASFQKGTDISQELLNAIARFDHHTEILTEAKFPDNLYPSEPLPAQDTQNPNQSWVMTVVYDGNSHSSEVWIFDSDRLDEEPVCKLRLPSVIPPSFHGTWKSD, from the coding sequence ATGCCTACTATCAGTAAAACATCAACACAAAAAGCTTGGGCAGGTGCGATCGCTCAACCTGCAACAGAATTTCCCCTGACTCAATTGCCGGTTATCTCTGGTAAAATCCCCAATGGCTTACGCGGCACACTCTACCGTAATGGGACTGGACGGCTAGAACGTGGCGGAAAGCTGATGGGACATTGGTTTGATGGCGATGGAGCAATTCTCGCTGTCCATTTTACCGATGCAGGAGCCAGCGCCGTTTATCGCTACGTACAAACCTCTGGCTACAAAGAAGAAGCCGCCGCCGCTAAACTGCTTTACGGTAACTATGGTATGACTGCACCAGGAGCCTTTTGGAATCAATGGCTCAAACCAGTGAAAAACACTGCGAATACTTCGGTGATAGCCCTTCCAGATAAACTCCTAGCACTGTGGGAAGCTGGTAAACCCTACGCTTTAGATTTGCAAACTTTAGAAACCCACGGTGAAGATGATTTAGGAGGGTTAAATCAAGGATTTAGCTATTCTGCACATTATAAGCGCGACAAGCAAACCGGGGAAATTTTTAACTTTGGTGTCACTCCCGGATTAAATGGCAAACTAAATCTATATAAGAGCAATTCCACTGGAAAAATTACCCAACAAGCAACATACTCCCTGAGCGGATTGCCAATATTGCATGATTTTGTTTTAGCAGGACAATATCTTGTGTTTTGCATTCCCCCAGTGCGGTTGAATATTTTGCCTGTACTGATAGGAACAAGCTATAGTGATGCACTAGAGTGGCAACCTCAACTAGGTACTCAAATTTTAGTTTTTGATCGCCAGACATTATCTCTGGTGAGTCGTGGTGAAACCGAACCGTGGTATCAATGGCATTTTGCCAACGGTTATCTAGATGCTAGTGGTTCAGTGATTGTAGATATTGCTCAATACAAAGACTTTCAAACCAACCAATATCTGAAGGAAGTATCTACAGGTAAAACTCACACGGCTGCTGAAAGTACACTCACAAGAATACATCTTCAGCCCGAAACTGCCAAAGTCACGAGTATTGAGCAAGTGCTAGATAGACATTGCGAATTCCCCAATGTACCACAGCAAAATGTCGGGCAAATCTCTCGGTATACATATTTTGCCTCATTTCAAAAAGGCACAGATATTAGCCAAGAACTATTAAATGCGATCGCCCGCTTTGATCACCACACTGAAATCCTGACAGAAGCGAAATTTCCAGACAATCTTTATCCTTCAGAACCATTACCTGCTCAAGATACCCAAAACCCCAATCAAAGTTGGGTAATGACAGTTGTCTACGATGGTAATTCTCATAGTAGTGAAGTTTGGATCTTTGATAGCGATCGCCTGGACGAAGAACCTGTGTGCAAACTGAGATTACCTAGTGTCATTCCCCCTAGTTTCCACGGAACTTGGAAGTCGGATTAA
- the recN gene encoding DNA repair protein RecN: protein MLLGLRIENFALIDQLELEFGVGLNVLTGETGAGKSIILDAIDAALGGKVSSRVIRTGTSRAMVEATFQSNQSLAAWLTEQEIDLIDDNSVIISREITATGSNIRSRSRVNGVLVNRQLMVGLRDRLVEITAQGQTVQVGQSAQVREWLDVYGGDALIKQRQVIATAYHAYQQAHLALEKRRTSERERLQQLDLLTYQVQELTTANLSEAQELEQLTQERERLNHVVDLQQMSYKVYQALYQNDGDTPAAADLLGDSETTLNDMVEYDSQLQSLLELVRDAQTAVVEVGRQINAYGDSLEADPQRLEEVEERIRELKQICRKYGPTLTEAIAYYQRIQQELAELNDSEQSIESLEQQEKTCFDKLTQACQKLTKLRRQTANNLETRLIAELKPLAMEKVQFQVEIVPIVPTAAGADKITFVFSPNPGEPLQPLTEIASGGEMSRFLLALKACFSQADSAGTLVFDEIDVGVSGRVAQAIAEKLHQLGQVHQVLCVTHQPLVAAMADRHFRVDKQTITQGKGKKTNNGSTEQRTVVRVTYLDNINTRREELAQLAGGKSAIEAIAFAESLLLQAANHRRQEL, encoded by the coding sequence ATGTTGCTTGGTCTGCGAATTGAAAACTTTGCCCTGATTGACCAACTGGAACTAGAATTTGGCGTTGGGCTAAATGTCTTAACAGGTGAAACCGGCGCGGGAAAGTCGATTATCTTAGATGCGATTGACGCGGCTTTGGGTGGTAAAGTCTCCAGCCGAGTGATTCGGACTGGGACAAGCCGCGCAATGGTAGAAGCGACTTTTCAATCTAATCAGTCTTTAGCCGCTTGGTTAACTGAACAGGAAATAGATTTAATTGATGATAACTCAGTAATTATCAGTAGAGAAATTACAGCCACAGGTAGTAATATTCGCAGCCGATCGCGGGTAAATGGTGTGTTAGTGAATCGGCAACTTATGGTAGGATTGCGCGATCGCCTAGTAGAAATTACAGCCCAAGGTCAAACTGTCCAAGTCGGACAATCTGCCCAAGTTCGGGAATGGTTGGATGTGTATGGTGGCGATGCTTTAATTAAGCAACGTCAAGTAATTGCCACAGCTTATCATGCTTACCAACAAGCCCATTTAGCCTTAGAAAAACGTCGCACATCAGAACGGGAACGCCTACAACAACTCGACTTACTAACCTATCAGGTGCAAGAGTTAACAACCGCCAACCTCAGCGAAGCGCAAGAATTAGAACAACTCACACAAGAACGGGAACGGTTAAATCACGTCGTTGATTTGCAACAGATGAGTTACAAAGTTTATCAGGCTTTGTATCAAAATGACGGAGACACACCAGCCGCCGCCGACTTGTTGGGAGACAGCGAAACCACCTTAAATGACATGGTGGAATATGATAGTCAACTGCAATCATTATTAGAATTGGTGAGAGATGCACAAACCGCAGTTGTGGAAGTAGGACGACAGATTAACGCCTACGGGGACAGTTTAGAAGCCGATCCGCAACGATTGGAAGAAGTAGAAGAACGAATTCGAGAATTAAAGCAAATTTGCCGCAAGTATGGGCCGACACTCACAGAAGCGATCGCCTATTACCAACGCATCCAACAAGAATTAGCCGAACTCAACGATAGTGAACAATCGATTGAAAGTTTGGAACAGCAAGAAAAAACTTGTTTTGATAAACTTACCCAAGCTTGCCAAAAGTTAACTAAATTGCGCCGTCAAACTGCGAATAATTTAGAAACCCGGTTGATCGCCGAACTGAAACCGCTGGCGATGGAAAAAGTACAGTTCCAAGTGGAAATAGTACCCATCGTCCCCACAGCGGCGGGTGCAGACAAAATCACCTTTGTATTCAGCCCTAACCCTGGGGAACCATTGCAACCATTGACAGAAATTGCCTCTGGTGGGGAAATGAGCCGTTTTTTACTCGCGCTAAAAGCTTGTTTTTCTCAAGCAGACTCCGCCGGAACATTGGTATTTGATGAAATTGATGTCGGCGTATCTGGGAGAGTCGCCCAAGCGATCGCCGAAAAATTACACCAACTCGGTCAAGTCCATCAAGTATTATGTGTCACCCACCAACCTTTAGTAGCCGCGATGGCTGACCGTCATTTCCGGGTTGATAAGCAAACTATTACTCAAGGTAAAGGTAAGAAAACAAACAACGGCAGTACAGAACAGCGTACTGTGGTCAGGGTTACTTATTTAGATAACATCAATACACGCCGCGAAGAACTAGCGCAGTTAGCCGGGGGTAAATCTGCAATAGAAGCGATCGCTTTTGCCGAGTCTTTGTTATTACAAGCCGCCAACCACCGCCGCCAAGAATTATAG
- a CDS encoding AarF/ABC1/UbiB kinase family protein — protein MMVKTLPRTSQTIEGELHKTEVVSDNGTQALVVRTPSQLIQNAEYEAIKYNPLDVAAHYQKRPLQVLQRIATVLQPTLAFAFGVWWDIKRGKVVKNDRRRAVQLRELLTQLGPAYIKIGQALSTRPDLVPPVYLEELTKLQDQLPPFPNEIAYQFIQEELGAPPEEIYTELSIEPIAAASLGQVYKGKLKTGEEVAVKVQRPDLRERITIDLYILRRIAGWVQHNVKRVRSDLVGILDELGDRIFEEMDYIHEGENAERFFQLYGHIRDIYVPKIYWEYTNRRVLTMEWINGTKLTQTAEISAQGIDARYLIEVGVQCSLRQLLEHGFFHADPHPGNLLATPDGKLAYLDFGMMSEIQPPQRYGLIEAIVHVVNRDFEGLAQDYVKLDFLTPDTDLTPIIPAFARVFADAQGASVAELNIKSITDELSALMYEYPFRVPPYYALIIRSLVTLEGIAIFIDPNFKVLSEAYPYVSKRLLTDPAPQLRTSLRDLLFKEGKFRWNRLENLLRNARNNEDYDFNLVLNQGLDFLSSERGAFIRDRLVDEFVNGVNALSKNVLHNFTYLLRERVGLTAVNETPAATVEQQQTLEHIKQILQILQETRGFDPMQLAPQFAQLLVNPGVQRLGQQIGTRLVQKSLAHLIRELLAAEDIEQIRTRSEGVKV, from the coding sequence ATGATGGTTAAGACACTTCCCCGAACTTCCCAAACGATTGAGGGCGAACTACACAAGACTGAAGTCGTATCAGACAATGGTACACAAGCTTTAGTCGTCAGAACGCCTAGTCAGTTAATCCAAAACGCCGAGTATGAAGCAATAAAGTACAATCCGTTAGATGTGGCGGCGCATTATCAAAAGAGACCGCTACAAGTTTTGCAGCGAATTGCTACGGTATTGCAACCAACTCTAGCCTTTGCTTTTGGGGTGTGGTGGGATATTAAACGGGGAAAAGTTGTTAAAAATGATCGTCGCCGGGCTGTGCAACTGCGAGAATTGCTGACGCAACTGGGGCCTGCTTACATCAAAATAGGTCAAGCATTATCTACCAGGCCAGATTTAGTACCACCTGTTTATTTAGAAGAATTAACTAAGTTACAAGACCAGTTACCGCCTTTCCCAAATGAAATTGCTTACCAGTTTATTCAAGAAGAACTAGGCGCACCACCAGAAGAAATTTATACAGAACTTTCCATTGAACCCATTGCGGCGGCTTCCTTGGGACAAGTTTATAAAGGTAAACTAAAAACAGGTGAAGAAGTTGCAGTTAAAGTCCAGCGTCCTGATTTAAGAGAAAGAATTACAATTGACTTGTATATTTTGCGCCGCATCGCTGGTTGGGTACAACATAACGTCAAACGGGTGCGGAGTGATTTAGTCGGAATTTTAGATGAATTAGGCGATCGCATTTTTGAAGAAATGGATTATATCCATGAAGGTGAAAATGCCGAGCGATTCTTTCAGTTGTACGGTCATATTAGAGACATTTACGTCCCAAAAATTTACTGGGAATATACTAACCGTCGCGTCCTGACGATGGAATGGATTAACGGGACAAAACTAACCCAGACAGCAGAAATTAGCGCTCAAGGTATAGATGCACGTTATTTAATAGAAGTTGGTGTCCAGTGTTCTTTGCGACAGTTACTAGAACATGGATTTTTCCACGCTGACCCGCACCCAGGTAATTTGTTAGCCACACCAGACGGGAAATTAGCGTATCTCGACTTTGGGATGATGAGCGAGATTCAGCCACCCCAAAGATATGGTTTAATTGAGGCGATTGTTCACGTAGTCAACCGTGATTTTGAAGGTTTAGCCCAAGATTACGTCAAACTAGACTTTTTAACACCAGACACAGACCTTACGCCCATTATCCCCGCATTCGCCAGAGTCTTTGCTGATGCTCAAGGTGCGAGTGTAGCAGAACTCAACATTAAAAGCATCACGGATGAACTCTCAGCGTTGATGTATGAGTATCCCTTCCGCGTTCCTCCCTACTACGCTTTAATTATTCGCTCTCTGGTGACATTAGAAGGAATTGCCATATTTATCGATCCTAACTTCAAAGTTCTCAGCGAAGCTTATCCTTACGTTTCTAAAAGGTTGCTAACTGACCCAGCGCCCCAATTAAGAACATCACTACGAGATTTACTCTTTAAAGAAGGCAAATTCCGCTGGAATCGCTTAGAAAATTTGTTACGCAATGCCCGTAATAATGAAGACTACGACTTTAATTTAGTCTTAAATCAAGGTTTAGATTTTCTCTCTTCCGAACGTGGTGCATTTATTCGTGACAGATTAGTAGATGAATTCGTCAACGGAGTTAATGCTTTAAGTAAAAATGTGCTGCACAACTTCACCTATTTACTGCGGGAACGGGTAGGTTTGACAGCAGTTAACGAAACACCAGCCGCAACAGTAGAACAACAGCAAACCTTAGAGCATATCAAACAAATTTTGCAAATTCTTCAAGAAACCCGTGGTTTTGACCCCATGCAACTAGCTCCTCAGTTTGCCCAATTATTAGTTAATCCTGGTGTGCAGCGTTTAGGTCAACAAATTGGGACGCGTTTGGTACAGAAGTCTTTAGCACATTTAATTCGAGAGTTATTAGCAGCAGAAGATATTGAGCAAATCAGAACGCGAAGCGAAGGAGTCAAGGTTTAA
- a CDS encoding KGG domain-containing protein: MSDTSKRGFASMDEDKQREIASKGGHAAHEKGTAHEFTSEEAREAGRKGGETVSQDREHMAEIGREGGKHSHGGGRKKQQDDADDAQDTESKGTQGGTSEQHAEAGRQSHKNKNK; this comes from the coding sequence ATGTCAGATACTAGCAAACGCGGCTTTGCTTCTATGGATGAAGATAAGCAACGCGAAATCGCCAGCAAAGGCGGACACGCTGCTCATGAAAAAGGTACTGCTCACGAATTCACTTCCGAAGAAGCTCGTGAAGCTGGTCGTAAGGGCGGTGAAACTGTCAGCCAAGATAGAGAACACATGGCCGAAATTGGTCGTGAAGGTGGAAAGCACTCTCACGGCGGTGGTCGCAAGAAACAACAAGATGATGCTGACGATGCACAAGATACTGAATCAAAGGGTACTCAGGGTGGTACAAGCGAACAGCACGCTGAAGCAGGTCGCCAAAGCCACAAGAACAAGAACAAATAG
- a CDS encoding YihY/virulence factor BrkB family protein, translated as MPKPRFVRFFRYLNWRTLKKTFARTIERRLLGLAAEIAFNAMLSLFPAILAVLTAIGLLAESLQDTFRQMATLLSQVAPEEALILIRDFASREIAHSKNSSLFSLSFAIAIWTASGAVSTAMTAFDQIHQTPPQKSRPFWQAKLISLGLTFGTIVLLMLASFLIFVSDLVLTIVVHEHHSLLFLQHLWQLLRWPVSLGIVASAFSFIYRYGPSVWNSGTPIMPGASLAAIFWAILSSLFRLYVANFGNYNKVYGAVGTVIVLMLWLWMSAAVLLIGNQLNVIVGEDMHYQKVGSGEQESRGAEEEKNL; from the coding sequence ATGCCAAAGCCGCGTTTTGTCCGTTTTTTTCGCTATCTTAATTGGCGCACCCTCAAAAAAACCTTTGCTCGGACAATCGAACGACGACTATTAGGACTGGCGGCTGAAATTGCCTTCAATGCCATGTTATCTTTATTTCCGGCTATTTTGGCAGTACTCACAGCCATCGGCTTGTTAGCAGAGTCTTTACAAGATACCTTTAGGCAAATGGCAACTTTATTGAGTCAAGTTGCGCCAGAAGAAGCACTGATTTTGATTCGGGATTTTGCCAGTAGAGAAATTGCCCACTCTAAAAATAGTAGTTTATTTTCTCTGAGCTTTGCGATCGCTATTTGGACTGCTTCCGGTGCAGTAAGTACGGCGATGACTGCATTTGATCAAATCCATCAAACTCCACCACAAAAGAGCCGCCCTTTTTGGCAAGCTAAACTGATATCCTTGGGCTTGACATTTGGTACTATTGTACTGTTGATGTTGGCTTCGTTTCTAATCTTTGTCAGTGACTTAGTGTTGACCATAGTAGTGCATGAGCATCATTCTTTACTTTTCTTACAGCACCTTTGGCAGTTGTTACGCTGGCCTGTGAGTTTAGGTATTGTTGCCAGCGCCTTTAGTTTTATTTATCGCTATGGGCCTAGTGTGTGGAATTCCGGTACACCCATTATGCCAGGAGCAAGTTTAGCCGCGATTTTTTGGGCAATACTCTCATCACTGTTTCGGCTTTATGTAGCCAATTTTGGCAACTACAACAAAGTTTATGGAGCAGTTGGGACTGTCATCGTTTTAATGTTGTGGCTATGGATGAGTGCGGCTGTTTTACTCATAGGCAATCAATTAAACGTGATTGTTGGCGAAGATATGCACTACCAGAAGGTAGGAAGCGGGGAACAAGAGAGCAGGGGGGCAGAGGAGGAAAAAAATTTATAA
- a CDS encoding DUF4112 domain-containing protein: MPDSSSRFPHIDPDAQAPSLRRLRQLSRVMDKAITIPGTEMSVGLDPLLGLLPVGGDVIGLVFSSYIILEAARLGATKATLGRMILNIIIDSLVGSLPVAGDLFDFAWKSNEYNLKLLEEHLKVPRSTHKADTWFVLVVLFGLLLLGIVLITIPVLLISTLWRVITGG; this comes from the coding sequence ATGCCTGATTCTTCCTCACGGTTTCCTCATATTGATCCTGACGCTCAAGCACCTTCCTTGAGGCGGCTGCGCCAGCTGAGTCGCGTTATGGATAAAGCCATCACTATTCCCGGTACAGAAATGAGTGTAGGTTTAGATCCACTGTTGGGGCTGCTACCTGTGGGTGGTGATGTTATAGGATTGGTATTTTCGAGCTACATCATCTTAGAAGCCGCACGATTAGGTGCTACTAAAGCTACTTTAGGCAGAATGATCTTGAATATTATCATTGATAGCTTGGTAGGTAGTTTACCTGTAGCTGGAGACTTGTTTGATTTTGCTTGGAAATCCAACGAATATAATCTCAAACTGTTAGAAGAACATTTAAAAGTTCCTCGCAGTACACACAAAGCAGACACTTGGTTTGTCTTAGTAGTTTTATTTGGCTTATTATTACTAGGCATTGTTTTAATTACAATACCAGTGCTATTAATTAGCACTCTGTGGCGAGTAATAACTGGTGGTTAG
- a CDS encoding alpha/beta fold hydrolase: protein MKDWWQATFPQGRQSLIITDAQGYPVQIAYGEKGTGKPLILMHGMGSWSYNWRYSVEPLSKYFRVICFDAKGFGFSEKPCLRREYDGHQVIELERIVQELCDEPAVLVAESLGGLVALALAQEKPELVARLVVVNVPIFANSLPHWVMSILAQTPIEVLQTIDSLRLAYLFSPLVREIMAIERRRVLFDPSILSQEDVYWITYPFTEIPGTLVKVAEDLQLAAREIENLQSSKPNMLSRIQNKLSNIECPTLILWGDKDSWFPASHGEKLHRCIANSQLQILSDCYHDASTGSAKVINGAIVEFLQETNFV from the coding sequence ATGAAAGATTGGTGGCAAGCAACTTTTCCTCAAGGTCGGCAAAGTTTAATTATTACTGATGCTCAAGGGTATCCTGTACAAATTGCTTATGGAGAAAAAGGTACAGGTAAGCCCTTAATTTTAATGCACGGTATGGGTAGCTGGAGCTATAACTGGCGTTATAGTGTTGAACCACTATCAAAATATTTTCGAGTCATTTGTTTTGATGCTAAAGGCTTTGGATTTTCCGAAAAACCTTGCCTGCGTCGAGAATATGATGGGCATCAGGTTATTGAATTAGAGCGCATTGTTCAAGAATTATGTGATGAACCTGCTGTGCTTGTGGCAGAGTCTTTAGGTGGGTTAGTTGCTTTAGCCCTAGCGCAAGAAAAGCCAGAATTAGTAGCACGGTTAGTAGTAGTTAATGTACCTATTTTTGCCAACAGCTTACCCCATTGGGTAATGTCAATTTTGGCTCAAACGCCAATAGAAGTTTTGCAAACAATAGATTCATTACGGTTAGCTTATTTATTCTCGCCCCTAGTTAGAGAAATTATGGCGATCGAACGACGTAGAGTGCTATTTGATCCATCGATTTTATCCCAAGAAGATGTGTATTGGATAACTTATCCTTTTACAGAAATTCCCGGTACTTTGGTAAAAGTTGCCGAAGATTTACAACTAGCTGCGAGAGAAATTGAAAACCTGCAAAGCAGTAAACCAAATATGCTGAGTAGAATTCAAAACAAGCTATCTAATATTGAATGTCCCACACTAATTTTATGGGGTGATAAAGATAGTTGGTTTCCTGCTAGTCATGGGGAAAAACTACATCGATGTATTGCCAATTCCCAGTTGCAAATTCTGTCTGATTGCTATCATGATGCTTCTACAGGTTCGGCAAAAGTTATTAATGGGGCAATTGTAGAATTTTTACAGGAAACAAATTTTGTTTAA